The genomic DNA CAGCCCGTACCGCCGCGAGATCGCAAAGAAGAAGCTCAAGAAGGCCCTCGCCGCCCGCGACGACGACGAGTAGCGCGATGCGCGTCGTCTTCTGCGGGACGCCGGAGTTTGCCGTCCCGTCGCTCGCGGCGCTCGTGCGGCGCCACGACGTCGCCCTGGTGCTCACCCAACCCGACCGCCCCAAGGGACGCGGCCGCGAGATCGCGGAGCCGCCGGTCAAGGTGCTCGCGCGCGAGCGCGGCATCCCGGTGCTCCAGCCCGAGCGCCTCGACGAGGCGGTCCTGCGGCCGCGCCTCGAGGCCGCCGGGGCCGAGGCGGCGGTCGTCGTCGCCTACGGCCTCAAGGTCCCCGACTGGCTGCTCGCCTTCTTCCCGCGCGGAGCGATCAACGTCCACGGGTCGCTGCTGCCGGCATACCGCGGCGCCGCGCCGGTGGCGCGCGCGATCATCAACGGGGACGCCGAGACCGGCGTGACGACGATGCTGCTGGCCTCGCGCATGGACGCAGGGCCGATCCTGATGCAGCGGCGCACGCCGATCGGTCCCGAGGAGACCGCGGGCGAGCTGGCGGCGCGCCTGGCCGCGCTGGGCGCGGAT from bacterium includes the following:
- the fmt gene encoding methionyl-tRNA formyltransferase; translation: MRVVFCGTPEFAVPSLAALVRRHDVALVLTQPDRPKGRGREIAEPPVKVLARERGIPVLQPERLDEAVLRPRLEAAGAEAAVVVAYGLKVPDWLLAFFPRGAINVHGSLLPAYRGAAPVARAIINGDAETGVTTMLLASRMDAGPILMQRRTPIGPEETAGELAARLAALGADLLAVTLDGLAMGTVAPREQDEALATLAPKLSKEDGLIDWSHPARRIVDLVRGVSPWPGGYTRHGGKTLKVWKASVAAPPAGAAHAAPGTVIAASLHEGLLVACGAGEAVALLTLQSEGKRPLSAPEFIRGRAVAAGAVFA